The Pyramidobacter piscolens W5455 genome includes the window ATATTATCACTCCAATTTTAAGAGACGAAGACTTTGACCAAGGAGCTGAAATACAGGAGCCTTGGAACAGACGAGATTATTTCATGCAACGAACCGCTTCGGAGCGCTGAACACTCGCTTTTGTAATATTTTTTATTTATGATGCAATTATGAAGTTTGTGATCGTTTTCGTTATACTTAGCTTGACTTCTCGTCGACGGAACAAAAAAACGGGGCGAACGCCGTCGCGGCAAAAAAAACGGCGTTCGCCCCATTCTCGTTGATATCAACGATGTCTTTTTATTGCAAGGACAAACATTACAGACCCGGCACGACCGACTTGAGCAGGCGGCCTTCCCAGAAGCGGGCGTTCTGTTCGTTGACGGCGTATTTCTCCGAGGTGAGCTGACGCTCCGGCACGGCGTTGGCGTGCTGGACGTGCATCAGCCCCAGCACCAGCGGGCAGATCAGGTCGCTGGTGAAGATGCGGCCGGAATTCGCGCGCAGCTGCGCCGTCGTCGCCGCGTAACGGCGGCGATATTCCGGCGAAAGCCACAGCACCACGGGGATCTCGGCCATGACGGGTTTGAAGGCGTCGAAGTTGTGGCCGACGCCGGTCACGTCCTCGCCGTGGTCGGAAAAATAGACCATGCTGCTGACGGCGAACTTGGACTGGGCGAGGATTTCAGTGATTTGCCGCAGCAGGTCGTCCGTATAGGTGAGGCTGCGGTCGTACGCGTCGATGCGCTCGCGCAGCTCGCGCGAAAGGAGTTTGCTGCCCTTGACGCGGGGCAGCCACGGCCAGTTTTCGGGCGCGCTGTTGCGGTAGCTCCAGTGGCTGCCGCGCAGGTGCAGGAAGATCGCGTGGCTCTCGCCGTCTTTGGCGCGCTGCAGCGCCCGGCGCAGCAGCGGCAGAATCTCTTCGTCCTGATGGCCGTTTTTGCGGTCGAGCAGCGGCAGGTCTTCGATGAACTCCTGTTCTCCGGCGTCGCGCGACAGCGCGCTGACCAGATTGTTGTACGCGCCGATCTTCTCCTGGTTGCTGAACCAGTGCGTCTTGACGCCGGCGCCGGCAAGGATCTCAAGCAGCGAAAAGGCTTTCATGATGCCGGTGAACATGAAAGAGCTGTCGCGATGGTCGAAATGCAGCAGCACGCGCGGGTCGTAATTGCTGAACTGGCTCAGCGCCAGCGTCACGGCCGATTCGGTGTGAACCATGCAGGAATAAGCGCGCTTCAGCACGATCAGCGCTTCCTGGACCGCCGCGTCGCTGGAACAGAGCCAGGGCGTGGTGGGGCGCCGGTAGCCCCAGCGCTGCATGTGCCTGGGGCTGGCCGACTCGCCGACGACGACCACGCAGACTTCGCCGCGTCCCGTTCTGGAGATCTTCAGGTCTTCGATGCGGCGCTGCGGGTCGGAACGGGCTTTTTCCAAACTGTCGAGCGCCGTTTGATACTGACGATAGCCTTTTTGAAAGTCAAAAAAAAGATTGCTGTAACTGGTCGCCTTCGCGCGGCAGGACAGGGCCAACGCCACGCAAAAGCAGAGCGTCGCGGCGGCGCACCACAGGCTTTTCACGGGACGACAGCGCCGGATCAGCGAGCGCAGCACCGCCGCCAGCAGCACGAACAGCCCCAGACTGGCCGCCGTCGGCAGCAAACCGAATTGATCCAACAGAAAAGATCTCGCTTCGACAAGATTTGTGCCGAGAACGGTCATCAGCGT containing:
- a CDS encoding phosphoethanolamine transferase; translation: MLGYFRRHRAVASLFQGALLAALMTLFLAWPLYRSWISANFLTFVMSERLRTTQLFIEFAGSWALWSAILYWRGGAGAKIYAFFLFFEFAPAFLCRAPSGLYEYACLCLFPACWTLLACMLSQRFAGAKRLFGALLTALLAAGVAQYIVYFVYIVRYGRRLGSNTLMTVLGTNLVEARSFLLDQFGLLPTAASLGLFVLLAAVLRSLIRRCRPVKSLWCAAATLCFCVALALSCRAKATSYSNLFFDFQKGYRQYQTALDSLEKARSDPQRRIEDLKISRTGRGEVCVVVVGESASPRHMQRWGYRRPTTPWLCSSDAAVQEALIVLKRAYSCMVHTESAVTLALSQFSNYDPRVLLHFDHRDSSFMFTGIMKAFSLLEILAGAGVKTHWFSNQEKIGAYNNLVSALSRDAGEQEFIEDLPLLDRKNGHQDEEILPLLRRALQRAKDGESHAIFLHLRGSHWSYRNSAPENWPWLPRVKGSKLLSRELRERIDAYDRSLTYTDDLLRQITEILAQSKFAVSSMVYFSDHGEDVTGVGHNFDAFKPVMAEIPVVLWLSPEYRRRYAATTAQLRANSGRIFTSDLICPLVLGLMHVQHANAVPERQLTSEKYAVNEQNARFWEGRLLKSVVPGL